A single genomic interval of Haloquadratum walsbyi C23 harbors:
- a CDS encoding DUF5808 domain-containing protein, with amino-acid sequence MEQNEPLQGRFLGLPYDLRKPTLSKVKKRFWNPEDERLLTPMVFGWGYALNFYRLAHALRLI; translated from the coding sequence ATGGAACAGAATGAACCCCTGCAAGGTCGATTCCTCGGACTCCCATACGACTTGAGAAAGCCGACGCTGTCAAAAGTGAAGAAAAGATTCTGGAACCCAGAAGATGAGCGACTACTCACTCCAATGGTCTTTGGATGGGGATACGCGTTAAATTTCTATCGACTGGCACACGCTCTACGGCTAATTTGA
- a CDS encoding restriction endonuclease, with amino-acid sequence MGDGTAGSSVQYQTPTHEYLRQRLQQMAPEAFEEFVSDVWEFLGWNTRVVGKPGDRGIDVVAVTGDQKQLIQAKRYGPSTSVGSPEVQQYASLRLQEENVDQVTIVTTGTFSWQARELAPELEVLLVNGEELIEMIDEIEAFEVFDDHFADIELSRNVDVDATESPSRFRRLLRWVRSLFS; translated from the coding sequence ATGGGAGACGGAACAGCCGGGTCTTCAGTTCAGTATCAGACCCCGACACATGAGTATCTACGTCAGCGATTACAACAGATGGCTCCGGAGGCGTTCGAGGAGTTTGTAAGCGATGTGTGGGAGTTTCTTGGCTGGAATACACGTGTTGTTGGGAAACCAGGGGATCGTGGTATTGATGTCGTCGCTGTGACCGGTGATCAAAAGCAACTGATTCAAGCTAAGCGGTATGGACCATCGACATCGGTCGGGAGCCCTGAAGTCCAACAGTATGCAAGCCTCCGACTGCAAGAAGAGAATGTCGATCAAGTAACAATCGTGACAACGGGAACGTTCTCCTGGCAAGCACGTGAACTCGCACCTGAACTCGAAGTATTGTTAGTGAACGGTGAAGAGTTGATCGAGATGATTGACGAAATTGAGGCGTTCGAAGTCTTTGACGATCACTTTGCGGATATCGAGCTATCACGTAATGTCGACGTAGATGCTACTGAATCTCCAAGCCGGTTCCGACGACTGCTTCGATGGGTTCGCTCACTATTTTCCTGA
- a CDS encoding GmrSD restriction endonuclease domain-containing protein — translation MEISKLLDRVESNAIVLPEFQREFVWKNSQAKELMNSLFEEFPIGSLLTWETENPPEIKNEAIDEEKHALFEVLLDGQQRLTVLYMLIKDEIPPYYTEDDTENDPRDLYLNVGDGKFHFENKMTREGVEWVRVTDCFNGEVDGVTIAQKKLGDKPEPVLELSKEYNQQIAQLQNVTTRSIPVETLPKSADIHEAIELFDKINSQGTHLSDAELALAHMSAEWAYIRRNMKQKQAELATQGFEFNLNFYVKCMIGTLTETMTYEQVYNVSEDELKSQWYELAGKDNKDGIFDYVINVLQNDGQIPSSDYINTRDVLIPFIVYLNKQEKQLSHDEKTQFLRWLYSGMMWSRYSGSSDTTVEHDISLLDGESPTDQLMQEIRDERGRIEVQASDLQGRGKRTRRFYNMVRTVIRANDPVDWKTGEPLKGSYELESHHIFPKSKLYEEYDSGNSTHRKLVNEIANRAFLTPATNKQLGDELPESYLPKIIEDHPSALDSQFIPDNGELWKLQNYEDFLAKRRELLADAINDYMENLVVGEEGNEEQESADELIHKGENTRIEFKESFLYDVYREQANKDLKKEVAKEICALTNSEGGAVVIGVKDDTKEIKGLDRDYNLMEKGKDSFGLQLRQEVSNRLGQMMATAYTHVRFEEVDEKEVCVIWVDDSPKPVFFEEDDSEQFYVRTGTSAQPLSIQEANKYIDEHWNQSPIA, via the coding sequence ATGGAAATTAGCAAACTTCTTGATCGAGTAGAGTCGAATGCTATTGTTCTGCCAGAGTTCCAGCGTGAGTTCGTTTGGAAGAACTCACAGGCAAAGGAGTTGATGAACTCACTTTTCGAAGAGTTCCCTATCGGGAGTTTGCTTACGTGGGAAACAGAGAATCCTCCTGAAATTAAAAACGAAGCAATAGACGAAGAAAAACATGCACTTTTTGAGGTCCTACTTGATGGGCAACAACGACTGACAGTATTGTATATGTTGATTAAAGACGAAATCCCACCGTACTATACCGAGGACGATACCGAGAATGACCCACGGGATCTTTATCTCAACGTCGGCGATGGAAAGTTCCATTTTGAAAACAAGATGACTCGTGAAGGCGTTGAGTGGGTTAGGGTAACTGACTGTTTCAATGGTGAGGTTGATGGGGTGACTATTGCTCAGAAAAAATTAGGTGATAAGCCAGAGCCTGTGTTGGAACTTTCAAAAGAGTATAACCAACAGATCGCTCAACTCCAAAATGTCACGACTCGTAGTATCCCAGTCGAGACCCTCCCGAAGTCAGCGGATATTCATGAGGCAATCGAACTCTTTGATAAAATCAACTCACAAGGAACACACTTGAGTGATGCAGAGTTGGCATTAGCGCATATGAGTGCTGAATGGGCGTATATCCGCCGGAATATGAAACAAAAGCAGGCTGAGTTAGCTACCCAAGGATTTGAGTTCAATCTCAATTTCTATGTGAAATGCATGATTGGAACTCTCACCGAAACAATGACCTACGAACAGGTATACAACGTGTCAGAGGATGAACTCAAATCTCAGTGGTACGAATTAGCTGGTAAGGATAATAAGGATGGTATCTTTGATTACGTGATCAACGTTCTCCAAAATGACGGACAGATTCCGTCATCAGACTACATCAACACTCGTGACGTTCTCATTCCGTTTATCGTATATCTGAATAAACAGGAGAAGCAACTATCTCACGACGAGAAAACGCAGTTCCTGCGGTGGCTCTACTCAGGGATGATGTGGTCACGGTACAGTGGCTCATCAGATACGACCGTGGAACACGACATTTCACTCTTGGATGGGGAGTCTCCGACTGACCAACTCATGCAGGAAATTCGTGATGAGAGAGGACGGATAGAGGTGCAGGCATCTGACTTGCAGGGACGTGGGAAACGAACACGTCGGTTCTATAATATGGTACGGACCGTAATTCGTGCGAATGATCCTGTGGACTGGAAAACAGGTGAGCCACTCAAAGGGAGTTACGAACTGGAATCCCACCACATCTTCCCAAAGAGCAAACTCTATGAAGAGTATGACTCAGGTAACTCTACACACCGGAAGCTGGTCAACGAAATTGCTAATCGTGCTTTCCTCACTCCAGCCACAAACAAACAACTGGGAGACGAACTACCAGAGAGTTATTTACCAAAAATAATCGAAGACCATCCGAGTGCATTGGATTCCCAATTCATTCCAGATAATGGAGAGCTTTGGAAGTTACAAAATTACGAAGACTTCCTCGCCAAGCGGCGGGAATTATTAGCTGATGCTATCAATGACTATATGGAAAACTTAGTAGTCGGAGAAGAAGGAAACGAAGAACAAGAGTCAGCAGACGAACTTATCCACAAAGGTGAGAATACTCGGATTGAGTTCAAGGAGTCTTTCCTGTACGATGTATATCGAGAGCAGGCAAATAAAGATCTAAAAAAGGAGGTAGCAAAGGAAATCTGTGCGTTGACCAATTCCGAAGGTGGAGCTGTAGTAATCGGGGTCAAAGATGATACGAAGGAGATCAAAGGTCTCGACCGAGACTACAATTTGATGGAAAAAGGTAAGGATTCATTTGGACTCCAATTACGACAAGAAGTATCAAACAGACTAGGACAAATGATGGCTACCGCATATACTCATGTGAGGTTTGAAGAAGTTGATGAAAAAGAAGTCTGTGTCATCTGGGTTGATGATAGTCCTAAACCTGTTTTCTTTGAAGAGGATGATAGTGAGCAGTTCTATGTTCGAACCGGCACATCAGCTCAGCCTCTGAGCATTCAAGAAGCCAATAAATACATCGACGAACACTGGAATCAAAGCCCGATAGCATAG
- a CDS encoding ParB/RepB/Spo0J family partition protein, with amino-acid sequence MKVALSKIDLPDFQIREEIDDDHVEDIRESFAEDGQWNPIIARPASGQKDVEYEVISGSHRLEAARRLNWSEIEATIKDLGDESARGLAVKTNKMQKEMKDEEIGELCKELYTDYDLSEEEIGDITGLAPRTVQDKITLVMDLADSVYRRVKSGDLAARKGLVIAQLPEEDQEEFTTRLIENGWSRDEARDRLERFKNDTIATVGYSGKEFTELVDELRENEIDILVDVRASGESMYKPEFNVDVLENQFSNIDGIEYIHKPDFGVPRVIVEPYKQQAIGHDCFENWYMWSIHQDDKFEQFGEFLEESGKPALMCIEKFPKPQGDQDHFCHRHHLANELSEAGYFRYREDIGPVNAELPT; translated from the coding sequence ATGAAAGTAGCTCTTAGCAAAATAGATTTGCCAGACTTCCAGATTCGAGAGGAAATTGATGATGACCATGTGGAGGATATAAGAGAGTCATTTGCCGAGGATGGTCAATGGAACCCTATCATCGCTCGCCCTGCGTCGGGACAAAAAGATGTTGAGTATGAGGTTATATCAGGAAGTCATCGACTTGAGGCTGCACGGCGTCTGAACTGGTCAGAGATTGAGGCTACCATCAAAGACCTCGGAGATGAAAGCGCTCGTGGTCTTGCTGTGAAAACGAACAAAATGCAGAAAGAGATGAAAGATGAAGAGATCGGAGAACTCTGCAAGGAACTTTACACCGACTACGATCTCTCTGAAGAGGAAATTGGTGATATAACTGGGTTGGCGCCACGGACAGTTCAGGATAAAATCACGCTGGTGATGGATTTAGCTGATTCGGTGTACAGACGTGTAAAGAGCGGGGACTTAGCGGCAAGAAAAGGGTTAGTCATCGCTCAGCTCCCTGAAGAAGATCAGGAGGAGTTTACCACCCGACTCATTGAGAACGGGTGGAGTCGTGACGAAGCTCGTGATCGTTTGGAGCGATTTAAGAATGATACCATTGCCACAGTGGGGTACAGCGGAAAAGAATTCACTGAGTTAGTTGACGAACTCCGGGAGAATGAAATAGACATTTTGGTCGATGTCCGTGCCTCCGGCGAATCAATGTACAAGCCAGAGTTCAACGTAGATGTACTAGAAAATCAGTTCTCAAACATAGATGGTATTGAGTATATTCATAAGCCCGACTTTGGTGTTCCACGAGTTATCGTTGAACCATATAAACAGCAAGCCATTGGACACGATTGTTTTGAAAATTGGTATATGTGGAGTATACATCAGGACGACAAATTTGAGCAGTTCGGTGAGTTTCTCGAAGAGTCTGGGAAGCCAGCACTGATGTGCATCGAAAAATTCCCAAAACCACAGGGAGATCAGGATCATTTTTGTCATCGCCATCACTTAGCAAACGAGCTATCTGAAGCTGGATACTTCCGTTACAGGGAAGATATCGGTCCAGTGAATGCAGAACTACCAACGTAA
- a CDS encoding winged helix-turn-helix domain-containing protein → MGLTLTDAKRQILEKLREEPRHGYALADELGKQGPTIYEHMQQLEDAGYIKGKQEGRRKVYSLTERGELTIEAQEAGEE, encoded by the coding sequence ATGGGACTTACGCTGACAGACGCAAAACGCCAGATTCTCGAAAAGCTCCGTGAAGAGCCACGACACGGCTATGCGCTAGCAGATGAACTCGGGAAGCAAGGCCCTACGATATATGAGCATATGCAACAGCTGGAGGACGCTGGGTATATTAAAGGAAAACAAGAGGGGCGTCGGAAGGTCTATTCACTAACTGAACGGGGCGAATTGACTATCGAAGCACAAGAAGCAGGAGAGGAATAA
- a CDS encoding DNA methyltransferase gives MSKKTSNQMYIVDLREAVSSNQTLREALTESNSLWKPLYNRMGSSETLWIIVSNEYRGGKMWPAAMAAADYIRNQASFILKNTITVHNISDDNNVADMISAYNEILFFVKDKRNYQFHKDEIRVSHVYEGNEWGGEREKGTSAYHDTEVRRYNPDGKDPGNVWLEEDRSQTPNQELDETRPIPFDESIRRCIRVGSQEKEKIHTIWATNLADIITCENREFIEVDVDVLQSESERKS, from the coding sequence ATGTCCAAAAAGACTAGTAATCAAATGTATATCGTTGATCTCAGGGAAGCAGTTTCCAGTAATCAGACGCTTAGGGAGGCACTCACTGAGTCAAATAGCCTCTGGAAGCCTCTCTATAACCGCATGGGTTCTTCAGAAACTCTTTGGATCATCGTTTCAAATGAATATCGAGGCGGGAAAATGTGGCCTGCTGCGATGGCTGCAGCTGATTACATTAGAAATCAAGCGAGTTTTATTTTGAAAAATACTATTACCGTCCATAATATTTCTGATGATAATAATGTTGCGGATATGATTTCTGCGTACAATGAAATTCTCTTTTTTGTTAAAGACAAACGTAATTATCAGTTTCACAAAGATGAAATTCGTGTCTCACATGTGTATGAAGGAAATGAGTGGGGAGGTGAGAGAGAGAAAGGAACTAGCGCATACCATGATACTGAAGTCCGTCGGTACAACCCAGACGGGAAGGATCCTGGTAATGTGTGGCTTGAGGAAGACCGATCACAAACCCCAAATCAAGAACTTGACGAAACCAGACCGATTCCATTTGATGAAAGTATCCGCCGATGCATTCGGGTTGGGTCGCAGGAAAAAGAAAAAATCCACACCATTTGGGCCACTAATCTAGCAGATATCATAACGTGCGAAAATCGGGAATTCATTGAAGTTGATGTCGATGTCCTCCAATCTGAGTCCGAGAGAAAATCATGA
- a CDS encoding DNA-methyltransferase: protein MNTVNSIDALSVYWQSSEDMSIVEPESVQTVITSPPYWDLKDYGHEDQIGTTDESYEHYHDRMKTVWKECYDVLREDGTMWIVVDTVMERGDLQLLPYHIIQKAEEVGFVSQDLVTWYKPTAIAGMTDRNIVNKKEYIVYLSKNYDHKFCKSNIEDTKDDPAISGERPLGNLWRFPVKRGTIGQNSLHKAPYPQALVDRMVNISTEPDDTVLDPFLGSGTTALSALEHNRSCIGFEINQEFEDTISDRLDSVQQRDLTEF from the coding sequence ATGAATACTGTCAATTCCATTGATGCACTGAGTGTCTATTGGCAATCAAGCGAGGACATGAGTATCGTTGAGCCTGAGAGTGTTCAAACCGTCATCACCTCTCCACCATACTGGGATCTCAAGGATTACGGGCATGAAGACCAGATTGGGACTACTGATGAATCGTATGAACACTATCATGACCGCATGAAAACTGTCTGGAAGGAGTGCTATGATGTTCTTAGAGAAGATGGGACAATGTGGATTGTTGTGGACACAGTCATGGAACGAGGTGATCTCCAGTTGCTTCCATATCATATCATTCAGAAGGCAGAAGAAGTCGGGTTTGTGTCTCAGGATTTAGTCACTTGGTACAAGCCAACTGCTATCGCAGGGATGACAGATCGAAATATTGTGAATAAGAAAGAATATATTGTATATCTGTCTAAGAACTACGATCATAAGTTTTGTAAAAGTAATATCGAGGACACTAAAGACGACCCGGCAATCTCAGGTGAGCGTCCATTGGGGAATCTCTGGCGATTTCCGGTAAAACGTGGAACCATTGGTCAGAATTCCTTACATAAAGCACCGTATCCACAAGCGCTCGTCGACAGAATGGTTAATATTTCGACAGAGCCCGACGATACTGTCCTCGATCCATTCCTTGGAAGCGGCACGACAGCATTATCAGCGCTTGAACATAATCGTTCATGCATTGGCTTTGAAATAAATCAAGAATTTGAGGACACTATTTCTGACCGGCTGGACTCAGTTCAGCAGAGGGACCTGACTGAATTTTAA
- a CDS encoding TBP family protein: MLIFRTGKVTITGTTSLVDIENAYEQFLELPPQH; encoded by the coding sequence GTGCTGATATTTAGAACAGGAAAGGTGACTATCACAGGTACAACTTCCCTCGTCGATATAGAAAACGCATATGAGCAGTTTTTGGAATTGCCTCCACAGCACTAA
- a CDS encoding type I restriction-modification system subunit M → MSVSLDELDSQLFKCADIIRDAVDSTDYKEYILPLVYYKAISDEFAKQYQKNVTEYGEEFARRENLYDVPVIPDGYMWDDVRAVSDNVDEALNESFDALVEANPELRGVFRADYIDADALGDDRLGRLVEHLSKYDLDTDSVPPDMLGEAYMDLVRHFAEEEGKSGGQFFTPPQIVNLCVRLVDEFEDGHTFHDPTVGSGGMLIEAARYYREEQNGDPQKFELTGQEINPDIAAIAKMNLSIHGLNGEIEREDSLAYPQFTDETDDSVARFNRVLANFPFSADWAKDELQDDPYDRFDWHEKLPRADRGDYAFIMHIAKQLKTPEQDGEGGKASIVIPHGVLFRKHEQRYRKPMLENDMVEAIVGLPENLFQNNSIPSAVLVLNTDKPEEREGEVQFIHAADEDFYDELSNQNQLTHEGLDHIIENFRGWTTEERVSRTVGMDEIRENDYNLNIALYVDTTEPEEDIDVEEELAKLRDLQAERDDIESQMTQHMEALKYE, encoded by the coding sequence ATGTCCGTGTCCTTGGACGAACTCGATTCACAACTCTTCAAATGTGCTGATATCATCCGTGATGCGGTTGATTCCACCGATTATAAGGAGTATATCCTCCCGCTGGTCTACTATAAGGCTATCTCTGATGAGTTTGCGAAGCAGTATCAGAAGAATGTCACCGAGTACGGTGAGGAGTTTGCCCGCCGTGAGAATCTCTATGATGTTCCTGTCATCCCAGACGGATATATGTGGGATGACGTTCGAGCGGTCAGCGATAACGTGGATGAGGCACTCAACGAGAGTTTCGACGCACTCGTTGAGGCAAACCCCGAATTGAGAGGTGTTTTCCGAGCCGATTACATTGACGCCGATGCTCTCGGTGATGACCGTCTTGGACGCCTCGTAGAACATCTCTCGAAGTACGACTTAGACACGGATAGCGTTCCACCAGATATGCTCGGTGAGGCGTATATGGACTTGGTTCGCCACTTCGCAGAGGAGGAGGGCAAGTCTGGCGGGCAGTTCTTCACGCCACCACAGATTGTCAACCTCTGCGTTCGACTCGTTGATGAATTTGAGGATGGGCACACATTCCACGATCCCACCGTTGGCTCAGGTGGAATGCTTATCGAAGCCGCTCGGTACTATCGTGAAGAGCAGAACGGCGACCCACAGAAATTCGAACTGACGGGGCAGGAAATCAACCCTGATATCGCCGCTATCGCTAAAATGAACCTCTCCATTCACGGACTCAACGGGGAGATTGAACGAGAGGACTCACTCGCTTACCCGCAGTTTACCGATGAGACAGATGACTCAGTTGCCCGCTTCAATAGAGTTCTCGCCAACTTTCCATTCTCCGCAGACTGGGCGAAAGACGAGCTTCAAGATGACCCCTACGACCGTTTCGACTGGCACGAGAAACTCCCACGGGCAGATCGTGGTGACTACGCCTTCATTATGCACATCGCAAAGCAACTGAAGACACCTGAGCAGGATGGCGAGGGTGGGAAAGCGTCGATTGTGATTCCGCACGGCGTTCTCTTCCGCAAGCACGAGCAACGGTATCGTAAGCCAATGCTGGAGAACGATATGGTGGAAGCAATTGTTGGACTTCCCGAGAACCTTTTCCAGAACAACTCAATTCCATCTGCTGTGCTTGTGCTGAACACCGACAAACCAGAAGAACGAGAGGGGGAAGTACAATTCATCCACGCCGCAGATGAGGACTTCTACGACGAACTTTCCAATCAGAATCAGCTCACACATGAAGGGCTTGACCATATCATCGAAAACTTCCGAGGCTGGACAACCGAAGAGCGAGTGAGTCGAACGGTCGGAATGGATGAGATTCGAGAAAACGATTATAATCTAAATATCGCCCTGTACGTCGATACGACCGAACCTGAGGAAGATATTGATGTTGAGGAGGAGCTGGCGAAGTTACGGGACTTACAGGCAGAACGAGACGATATTGAATCTCAAATGACTCAGCATATGGAGGCTCTGAAATATGAGTGA
- a CDS encoding restriction endonuclease subunit S, which translates to MSDDAALDEFGVGSEGSNKSDTAVKSKQKTDDLQALEASPIEDWELLRLGDVLSFEYGDNLPADTREDGEIPVYGSNGQVDTHTEANVDTAGIIIGRKGSIGKGEFSINPFWAIDTTYYISDNETSENLRFVYYLLQNMKLERLNAASAIPGLNRNDAYNLNTLIPPLSEQQKIATVLRTVDQAIQKTEEIIEQTRRAKTGIQQELFTQGYYDHRFFVETRVGELPESWRLEKIKNHTELVSGAHVKSELVSDDSSLTPYLTGPEDFDELGFTMTKYTDEPTKFCKEGDTLVTVKGSGCGKSTFADRRACISRQLKALRPNGKLEELYLFYFVETKQKLLKSLAEGSAIPGLSNSHLTALDIPIPSIEEQRKVGEVLKKYDDRIVYEKKYKSQLQRLKHGLMQDLLSGDVRTADVDIEIPQEVA; encoded by the coding sequence ATGAGTGACGACGCCGCACTGGACGAGTTTGGTGTAGGCTCAGAGGGTTCAAACAAGTCGGATACGGCTGTAAAAAGCAAGCAGAAAACTGATGATTTACAAGCGCTGGAAGCATCACCAATTGAAGACTGGGAGTTGCTAAGGTTGGGTGATGTTCTGTCATTTGAGTATGGAGATAATCTGCCTGCGGATACACGAGAAGATGGTGAGATCCCTGTATACGGGTCTAACGGACAAGTAGATACCCACACAGAGGCAAATGTTGATACAGCAGGGATTATCATCGGGAGAAAGGGTTCTATCGGCAAAGGAGAATTCAGTATTAATCCGTTCTGGGCGATAGACACAACATATTATATAAGTGACAATGAAACAAGCGAAAATCTACGATTCGTATATTACTTGTTACAGAATATGAAGCTTGAGAGGCTAAACGCCGCCTCAGCTATCCCTGGTCTAAATCGTAATGATGCTTATAATTTAAATACGCTTATTCCACCGCTTTCAGAACAGCAGAAGATTGCTACCGTCCTCCGCACCGTTGACCAAGCGATTCAGAAGACTGAGGAGATCATAGAGCAAACTCGACGAGCAAAAACAGGTATACAGCAAGAGTTGTTTACGCAAGGATACTATGACCACAGGTTTTTTGTGGAGACAAGAGTTGGCGAGTTACCAGAATCGTGGCGGTTAGAAAAAATAAAAAACCATACTGAACTTGTCTCTGGTGCTCACGTGAAATCGGAGTTAGTCTCTGATGATAGTTCTCTCACGCCGTATCTTACTGGGCCTGAAGACTTCGATGAACTTGGGTTTACAATGACCAAGTATACCGATGAGCCAACAAAATTCTGTAAAGAAGGAGACACACTTGTCACTGTCAAGGGTTCTGGGTGTGGAAAATCTACGTTCGCAGACCGACGTGCCTGTATTAGCAGACAACTCAAAGCACTACGACCGAATGGTAAACTGGAAGAACTCTACTTATTTTACTTTGTTGAGACCAAGCAGAAACTTTTGAAAAGCCTTGCAGAGGGTTCTGCGATTCCAGGGTTGTCCAACTCCCATCTAACGGCTTTGGATATTCCGATTCCAAGTATAGAGGAGCAACGCAAAGTGGGTGAGGTCTTGAAAAAATACGACGACAGGATTGTCTATGAAAAAAAGTATAAGTCTCAACTCCAGCGTCTCAAACACGGTTTGATGCAAGACCTCCTCTCAGGCGACGTCCGAACAGCCGACGTTGATATAGAGATTCCACAGGAGGTCGCATAG
- a CDS encoding restriction endonuclease subunit S → MSEDITLDKFTEATASQERQETPIGELPVDWDVEWLKDAVGINPDGFSEDDWSSETFEYISLSEASNGEIENSKTIPITDAPSRAQRTVQQGDVLVGTVRPKQKSHGFVSEEHAGKICSSGFGVLRTETHFNSRYLLQEILSNRFFSQMEAYVAGSGYPAVKISDLKKHRISIPPLVEQRKIATVLHTIDQAIQKTEEIIQGLQTARKGLTQQLLRSGFEDEANLVSTRSGPISFEIPSHWNVVTIDNITDNIYRYPTYQNIDYVDEGVPEVRIGMLDGEGYIERGDEKYISESTSEEYPRTQLEHGDTVMAVRGATLGKTASVPEWLDGGNINPNLIRICSNDEVLDRYLTELFLSGLVQRQIEAFSQQTTVKTIKSGDIRRIAAPIPPVTEQERIMDILSSFSSRIQNDDSYLSRLQRLKSGLMQDLLSGKVRTTNTNIEIPEEVITYG, encoded by the coding sequence ATGAGTGAGGACATTACGCTGGATAAGTTCACAGAGGCTACCGCCTCTCAAGAGCGACAGGAGACACCAATAGGTGAGCTCCCAGTTGACTGGGACGTAGAGTGGTTGAAAGACGCAGTTGGGATTAATCCTGATGGTTTCTCTGAGGATGACTGGTCATCAGAGACATTTGAGTATATCTCGCTCTCAGAGGCATCTAATGGCGAAATAGAAAACAGTAAGACAATTCCTATCACGGACGCTCCAAGTCGGGCACAAAGAACAGTTCAGCAGGGTGATGTACTTGTGGGGACTGTCCGTCCAAAACAGAAAAGCCACGGGTTTGTCAGTGAGGAACACGCTGGGAAAATCTGTTCTTCTGGCTTTGGTGTCTTGCGAACTGAAACCCATTTTAACTCCCGCTATCTTCTTCAAGAAATCCTCTCAAACCGATTTTTTTCCCAGATGGAGGCATATGTTGCAGGTTCAGGCTACCCTGCTGTCAAAATCAGTGACCTGAAGAAGCATCGAATTTCCATCCCACCTCTTGTGGAACAGAGGAAAATCGCAACCGTCCTCCACACCATCGACCAAGCGATTCAGAAGACCGAGGAAATTATCCAGGGGCTCCAAACGGCTCGTAAAGGACTTACTCAACAGTTATTGCGTTCTGGTTTTGAGGACGAAGCCAATTTAGTAAGCACCCGTTCTGGTCCTATCTCATTTGAGATCCCTTCTCATTGGAATGTTGTGACGATTGATAATATTACTGACAATATATATCGGTATCCAACCTATCAAAATATTGATTACGTAGATGAAGGTGTTCCAGAGGTGAGAATTGGTATGTTAGACGGGGAGGGTTATATCGAACGAGGTGATGAAAAGTACATCTCTGAATCAACCTCAGAAGAATATCCCCGTACACAACTTGAACACGGTGATACGGTGATGGCTGTAAGGGGCGCTACGTTAGGAAAGACCGCCTCTGTTCCAGAGTGGTTAGATGGGGGCAATATTAATCCGAACCTAATTCGTATTTGCTCAAATGATGAGGTCTTAGATAGGTATCTCACGGAACTTTTCCTGAGTGGTCTGGTTCAAAGGCAAATAGAAGCTTTCTCTCAGCAAACAACGGTGAAAACAATCAAATCTGGAGACATTCGTAGAATTGCCGCCCCTATTCCGCCTGTAACTGAGCAAGAAAGAATAATGGATATACTATCTTCGTTTTCATCTCGTATTCAAAACGACGATTCGTATCTTTCCCGTCTCCAGCGTCTCAAGAGCGGTCTAATGCAAGACCTTCTCTCAGGTAAAGTCCGAACAACTAATACTAACATAGAAATTCCAGAAGAAGTCATCACATATGGTTAG